The Mauremys reevesii isolate NIE-2019 linkage group 1, ASM1616193v1, whole genome shotgun sequence genome segment GACTACTTCTCACAGACAGATTTAGATGACAGAAGTGAAGTACTATATTATAGTACTGGTAATGTGTTTTATTTTAGTACTTTATTCTTAGCTTATGTGCCTGTTTATGAAAATTGAGTAAACTTATAAATGCATTTTTATTGAGGTCTAATGCATCATCAACTATTTTGGCACTGAATAAATACTATTTAATCTTTAATAATCTACCATTTTTAGCTGTCTGGGTTCAGTTATGCTCCAAATTCATTAGAAAACCatttccacggagcacccaatttTTGTTGATCTCTCAGTCATTCCCTTAATATAAGTGTCACTGCATTTAGCATGGTACAATGGGTTATAACTAAGCATATGAAATTAATGAAAGGGATAATTTAGGCTAAATATCAGGAAAACACTTGCTAATCAGATCTATTAGTATGGATTACTCTCCCTAGAAAAGTGGTGAAAACGTCATCTGAAGTAAATACTGGGAAATGTACTCTAGGGAAAAATCCTGACTTCATAAGATTACAGGCTCCTAAGGCATGAAATATTCAATCTAACAAAtcttttctctctgctttctaTGATTCTCCAAAGACTAGCTGCAGCTCAGGTAGAAAACTGGTCCAAGAGCACACCCTATTGACTCCCAATGTTACTGCAACAGAAATTAAATAAGAACCTTCACCCTCATCCAATTTCTGCCCCTCTGGACCAAGCACAAGTCTGGTCCTCGGGCTGTCAGTGCACACTGACTGCACAATGTCAGGCCTCAGTGAAGTCTGAGGCCAACAGTAGTAGTAGTAACTTTCCAGGGGACATGAAGGTATGGGTGGGGTAGAACAATGGCAAGGTTGTGGCTCTGTCCCTATTCTGGTCAAGACAGCAATGTGTAAAATAGGCTAGAAGGGGCTGTTCTGGCCTACGCTCCCTGGGCACTAAGGGTGGCATGGAGCCTGGCTCACATTCAGATATAAAAGCTGCTGTTAATGTgactcacctcctcacacactctccTCTACTGTGGGCTGGGCTGTAGCTGAAAAGCTACAGTTTAAACCTATATGTAGGGTGTATACCTGCCACAGGAGCATAAACAACCAGAACAAACCCTACACGATCATTCAGGGAAACACCATTAATGGTGCCAGTATCTAACATCTAGCAAACTGGGATTAAAGGAAGTGAGGCTGATCATGTCTGGCCTTacaggcggcggggggggggcaccagcaacaagctggtgcctaggcaaaaaaaaatctcccgcccgcggggcggcgggggggggggggcgggggagcgagCTGCGCGCGTCATGAGGCGGAGATCCACCCGGCCCCGGACTGACCGACCCGCCGGCATGGCATGCGGAGGGAGGGGCGCCTGCTGCTCGGCTGGACCTCGCAGGCATGATGACATCGCAGCAGCAGCGGAGCCCGCCGACGGTGGAAccgcccgcagccgcgggaggttgCTTACAGGTGTCAGACCTGGGTAAGGAATTAGTAATGATTTCAGACTTTGACCCCATTCTCAATGCTGAGAAGCTGCACAACATAGTGGGTAATCCCATTAGAGGGCACGTGCAGGGATGTGTTAAATCCATTTCACAGTTTCTGCTTGGTGTGGAGACCTGTGTGATTTTCCTTAGGCTGTGTTCAGAATCCTGGAGGCAGCAAGAACACCACCACGCCGTGTCAGACAGAAACACAAATTCTTACTGAGATACAACCATGAATGGCTTTCACCTGATGAGGAGACGAGCGGTGCAGGATGCCCACTGAGCATGCTGGGATAGTTCCCAACTGCGGTATCCATGTTGAGCATAGCAGACTGGTCATGAATGATGTCAGGCAGTGGAGGCATAGGCAGGAGAGATGGCCTGGAGAAAGAAGTAAAAGATATGAGCAGGGAACGAAGGAACAGAGGGCAGAGTGAGACGAGCCCTGACCTGGAAATACTCACTCTTCTAACTGTTCCCCTTCTTTCCTCAGGAAACTCTCACTCCAAATTCCTATTATCCTCCTCTCTCTGCAAAACCTTAACTTCTACCTGCCTCTGCCTCTGAAAGATCTTTCCTTCCACCCACTCTCTTGGAGGATCCTCCTCTCCCTGGAAAGTCTTTGCATACTCCCACTTCGCCCCCACACATAAACCCCTTTCCCCTAAAGATGCCAACTTCCATTTCACCAATGAACCCCATTTTCTGTGAGGAAAACATGAGTGGGCGAGGAAAGAGAGGGAAAATATCCCCCTGTGGGTCCAGAAGCACTTAAACTATGAGGAGAATAAGGTGCAGAAGGGACTTTGGTCAACATGCTCACAGAAGTTGAGGATGGAAAAAATCTACTAGATCACTCttatctcctcccctcctccctgcacatTGTAagcaatggagattccaccactttccTTTGAAGACTATCTCACAGGCTAATAAATCACACTCTTAAGGCATTATCCATTAAACTCCATTACCAATCCAAGTCAGGTTTTGAAATGGGAAAGGGTGCACAAGTCTCTCACCGGCTGGCATGATGCAGAAGCTGCAGCTACCCATAAGGTCTCATGGCAAGGGAGCCTCTGTTgacttctccctctctcttcctgACCCTTAATGTGAGGCCAGAGATTGtgaggggggagggatgcagatgaaatggggcaggggaaagggtAGGAACTCTCACTCTTAAGTGCTTGGTAACAAAGAGAAAAGAGAGGGGGTAGGTCCCTCACCCATAAGTGCTTGCTCCTGAAGGAGCAGACAGAGTTGTTGATGCTGGGCATTTCTTGCTCCCTTTCACAGTGAGTTTCTCCAATTTTCGCCACTTTGCTCTGCGATTCTGAAACCAAACCTGATAAATGGAGAGAAAGAAACACTCGGTGAGGAGACCATCTGCATCCCTTCTTCTTAAGCCCTTTGGGACAGAGACAGAAATCAACAGAGATCATGCCCACAGTCTACCCTGAGAAACAGAAATCAGCAAGAAGCCTCTCCCCTGCACCTCATCCCCTGCAAGTGTCCAAATGGCCCATCCcaggagacagagagacagagaaagagagagacaaatcTATAAAAAGCCTCCCCAACCTCCTGTCTCCTCCTGAATGCCCTCAGGAAAGGGAGACATGTCAGCAGGAAGATCACCCCCAGGTCCCATTTACCCCCATTCCTCTTCAAGCAGCCCCAAGAGAAAGACAAGGAGGCTGAGCAAGGAGCCCACTGTCATCTGCAGCCCTTCCCCCTCACAATCTCCAGCCTCACAGTAAGggtcaggaagagagagagagaagtcaaCAGAGGCTCCTTTGCCATTTTCTTGTGTCACTGACCCTCCCTGTGAGTTACCTTCCTGCCCCCTACATTGCTGGCAGCTGCAGTCTCTCTCCTTTCCAGATgaactcctctcctctccctacATACCTCCAGgctctctttctccttttctcttgTTCTTCTGATGCAGAGCCCATTAACCATGAGGGACTCACCATGATGCGCTGTGGTGTTACACCAACGGCAGCAGCGATCTCCCGCCTCTTCTCATTGTCAGGATAATGGTCTTCCTGGAACATCCTCTCCAATTCCTCTAGCTGCTCTGGAAAGGAGGCATtgttgaaagagagagagagaggaagagaataatGAAGCAGAGAGCAGGATAGTGTGTGTGACATGAGAGTGAAAGAAAGAaaccggggtgggggaggggggaagagaaacctgattttcaaaatactcaacaaataaataaataaataatggtatAAAAACGCATCTTCAAAATAGAAATATATTACCACATTAAGCAAAAATCATCTTCCTCACCAGAACAAAGTGCATTTTGCTAATGATATTGTATGCCCAATACACTTAGCAACCTTCCAGGTTAATTCAACTGGAGATGTTCCTGAGCATTTAACAATGGAGAGCTGACTGTACAAACACTAGCAGCCACTGCTGTCCAGTGTCTCCTTGTTGCAGCCCAATATACTATTCACTATGCCCTTGGTAACACTGTACCCTAGTCTACCAATACCATTATCTGCCAGGTGGCTCTCAGTATCTTCCAATTCCTACCTGCACTGTAGAAGGTGCGTGTTTTCTTTCGGACAGGTAGCAGAGCTCCCTGCTCTTCTGGGTTCTCTGGTGGCACTTTTTTCTCCTTGGCCACATCCTGACTGCCTCCAGATTCCTGGAACGATGACACCCTGTAGGACTGCTGACCTGCAGTGCTGGCAGCCGCACACCGGGCTGATCTGCGGGTAGCATGGCCAAGATTTAGATTCACATCCTGGAGCTGTGCCACACTGTAAAAGTTCCCGGGAGCAACACTGGATGTCTTTGGGGAGCACATTCCACTCCTGCCactgattttttgtttcttgGTCTCCTTTTCTATGCTCTCAGGGTAATATCCCTCAGCTCTTTCCTGTGACTGATCTGGGATCTCCTGGGTAAACTCAGCCCCGGGGACTCGGGGCACAGAGTTCATGTTGCCAAAGAAAGCTGGCAATGACCCACACATTGTGGCATAGTTGAGCTGACAGTCCAGAGCTggtgggtgtggggtgggtgACCCAGACACATGCACCATGCAGTAGTTTCCACCTCCATCTTCATCCTTTACAGGGTCAGCACCATCTCTTGTTTCCAAGATGCTCCCAGGCTGGCAGTCTAGGGCTGGTGGGTGCAGGTTGGGTGACCCTCCCACCTGCACCATGCAGTAGTttccatcttcctcctcttcctttaaGGGATCAGCACCACCTCCTGTTTCAAGGATACTCCCAGACTCATCTTTTACAATCACGGCATGGAAAGTAGATAGCAAGCTGTTCCCTGGCCCATGCGCCACATCCTCAATGAAGTGCTTAGGGCTCAGCAGTGACGCCTCCTCTCCTTGttcttgctcctcctcctcctcacataCTACAAAGCAAACACACACAGTCATGCTAGAAGAAGGCAGTCCCTGGATAGGAAAGTTCATGGGAAGAGGCAAGATGTTTCAGTGAGAAAGCTCTGCCTTCTGCAGGGGTCTCACTTCCAGGAGCATCATGAGAAGGGTAATCACCAGCTCTTTCACCCAAAATTATAAGGGCCTGGAGCCCCGTACTTCAGGGATGGTAGATCTAAACAAGAGACCCATATTGACAATAGGGGTCTGGGAGAAAGATGGACCCTGATGATACCCAGGGAGCTGAACAGTCCCCACGGATTTCTGTTGCTCTCAGGGAAGGGAGACAGGGAATGGTTATGACAGATCAAAGGGAACATAGCATTGGTCCACTTCTAGAGGAAGAGCCATAACTGGAAGAGATTTTGATGGACAGGGGATTATTCTAGAAACAGAACTTCAAATAGGGGGTCAACCAAAGATCCTTGGAGGAGCGTTGAATTCGTTTGCTTCACCTTCAGCCAggtgctcccagcacctccctaAAAGTTTTGTGCCTTGGTGTAACCACAAGTATAAGGGCATAAGAGTTTTCTAAGGTTATTTTGAACATAAGATGTCAAATAACCTGAATGCACAGCTTAGACTGGGCTGGCAAACAGCCAGAATCAAGGCTGTAGGGATGTAGCCAACCAGGTtgagaaaggaaaaaggaaagcaaagggGTCAGGAGCACATGGACAGAGGCAAAACAGTCCCCTTAGAAATCCAAGAGAAAGGGTAACGTGTTTTTATGCCTTACAGTCACAAGCCTTTGATGCTGCAGGTCCACCAGCCAGTCGTTTCTACAAGCCTTAAGATACCAATGCACACAGAGACATTTAGGCCCAGATCTATACAACTATGAAGGGTtctaaaatcaatggaagttcggagcctaaatgcctttgtggatctgggctttAGTTCAGTGGCATTTAGTAACCGGTGAGGGCCAGACATGTGCCCATTGAGGTCTATGGCAGAGCTCCGGTGGACTTCACAGAGTGCCCAACTGGGCCCTTAATTTGTAAACCACCCCCAAAATGTCTGTTTAAGcacttctttcccccccccccgcgagtCCTTTACTTCACTGTTATGAGCAACCCTTTCAGGTACAGCTGGGCAGTACCAATGCTGGCTGGTGATTCCCAGGGTCCATCAGCCCCCCCCAAGCACTGCCACCCAGGGGCTGACCCCAGGAGGCCAGAGCTGGGAGCTGACGCTCAGCAGAGCTGTAGGGGCCCCTGCCTAGTGAGGAACAGCCGCTACCCAGCAGGAATATTGGGGCCCGTGGCAATTGCAGGGGTGAAACTAAAGCTAATGAGCAATTACTCGTCCCCTCCCCCGTTCCCAGCCGCCTAGCCCTGGTCAGCCCCTAGGGGTAACTCTGCCCCGCCCCGCGGCTTGCTCGAGCCCCCCCGGGCAGTATCCCCAGGGAGCGCTGCacggcagggcaggagggggcgtTATGTGCAGCGAGGGGATGGCGCGCAGCGGGGCAGGTTATGAGCTTGTTAGTGCCCGCGGGGGCTGCGCTCATTAGGACCATTGCCGGGCGCCTCCCCCGGAGCCATTAAACTTACCCGAGACccggagccgctgctgctgctcccccgccccctccatccTCTGTGCGGGCTTCTCGGCGCCAGCCAGCGGGGGTGCGCCGGGGCCGCGGGGCGCCGCGTTAATGTCCCGCCGGCCGCTGCAGCGGGCGCGAAACCCGCGTCCCAGCGAGGCTCCGGCGCCGGGAGGCTCATCACACGcacctggggcaggagagggggagcTAGACGCCCGGCCAGTGAGGAGGAGACACCGGCTCCTCAAAGGGGCCAAGGAGAGACAGatcaaccccccctccccggagcgAACCGGGTCCCCCAGGGGAGAGCGACCAATCCCTTTCCCGGTCCCCGAAGACAGGGCAAGGCAAAAGCGACTGAGCTGGGGCCCTGAAGAGGCCCCAGAAAGACAGGTTGCTGGCTGAGCTGGAATAcacccctaggcacagcatccTCTATGCCCCACCCCCCGCCTACAGGGGACCTTCATGCTGCACACAGTTTTAGAGCGGGAAGGTGCCCCTAGAATGCTGGCACCCCAAGGCACGTGCCtcctgtgcctaattggaaatccggcCCTGGTTGCTGGGTCCCAGAAAAAAGGaaaggggtgaggaggagagccTGAGACCCCCCACCCTGTACATGAGATCAGGCTGACAATTCACTTTTGCCAAGATACTACAGTACGTCTGGCTCCTGTGTCGAGGGCAGGTTCTGGAGTAGTGTGGCTTCCCTATGGGTTTTCTCTTAGAGTTCTTGGCCGTTTGCTGATTCTGCACAAAGCTCTGATATCCCATGAGTCTGTCTTGCCAGAACTGTAACTAGGCATTTTAGTGCCTGGGGTGAGCAAGCACTACAGGAGATGCATCGGGGAGAGGGGTCatgtgctccctcctcccccagatttCAAGGGTTTCAAACTTGCGGCATGGCCCCCACCAGGAGCTAGCAGATCAGAAGCTGGTGGGAGCCACTCGGGCCCGTGGTTCTCTGGGCTGTGGGAGCCAGGGCCCTGGTTGGCTTTCCCAGCAGCCTTCCctgccctgctaccccagccagGCAGCCTCTGCACAACTGGTTGGTCCCCAGGCAGGGTGGGTTGCACAGCTCTTAGCTGTGCTCCTGACATGCTCTTGCCTCTCCCTTAAAGGAGCCTGGTGCCAGCTGGTGAtgccccctggagctggcccctgCCTGCTGAGTCCAGCTGCTATAAAATGCTTCCCCAAGGAGCTTGCTCACCACTGCCCTGGCTCCAgaaaacctctgtgctaaatgGAAGACAGAAATTTGTGGGGCATGTGACCCCACATGCCCTGCCCCCCATGTTGCCTCATTTTTCTGCCCCTGTGGCCTTGCACTCTGGGCAGTTGCCCCGCTTACCCTGCCCTGGTTACAGCTCTGTGTCTTGTCCCCAAGGTTTTCCAGTTTTATTTCCTTCGTTTTTAGTTGGACTCTCAGGCTATTTCTGGTAGCCTGGGAAGTGTTTCTTGTACTTTATTTCTGTAGAAGACCATTGATTATGAAGTTGTTCCTCCTTGGCTTTCTGGTTTGTCTTCTACCTCCTAGTTTCACTTTCCATTTTGAGCACTGATTTTGTATTTAGTAGAAGCCTGCTTATATTTTACAAACATCACAGGGGCAAGATAATCTTCTAGGGTGAAGTTTCCCTGTATTAGTCTATAGCATCTAGCttatgtgtttttctttttttctgtgttcAGTTTCTGAgaactttttgtttcttttggcaTCTGTCTTTTTAGGGTTTAATGTGttgctctagaccaggggttctcaaactgagggtcaggacccctcagggggtcacaaggttattacatgggaggttgcgcgctgtcagcctccaccccaaaccccgctttgcttctgcatttataatgatgttaaatgtattttaaaagtgttttaatttataaagggggtcacactcagaggcttgctgtgtgaaagaggtcactagtacaatagtttgagaaccactgctctagatgctATTCTTTTTTGAATATGGTGGTTTGTTTGCATCACTGGTTTTGATGTTAAAAAGGCATAATATAttaaaatttggccccaaattaAAGGGCCAGTCAAAATGGTTGTATTTTTATAACAAACATTCCTAAGCATAAATGTTTAAAATCCAAACATTACAGTACTTGAGCCTGAAAGTGACACTTAATACAAACAGAAATTAAATGGATTTCCCTGCCAGTCATATGTTGCAAGGCAAAAAGTAAGCAAGAAGGTATGATAAGTAAATTGGCTTGTTGGTAATGCAGTATAGGAGTGGGATGGGGTATTCAATTCATTGTTTCCCTGCACCTTGTGTATTTGCTTATatgagtgcaaagtgggtgtataGTGCTACTATTCTGATTTGCTGGTATTTGAACCCACTTCACACCTGTGTAAATGCCTACACAAAATGCTGGGCAACAGTGAATTGGGTCCTGAGTGTGTATATCTGGCTTCTGTCTGGTCTTAGTGCTCTGTGGAAGGGGTGCACAGTAGTTTGCTTTGACTGAGATGGCACCAGAACCTGAGACCTCTCTCTGTTCTCTCTTGAACTTTTACAAGCAAGATTGTAACCATTCAGTAATGTG includes the following:
- the NOBOX gene encoding homeobox protein NOBOX — protein: MDHVMWYGWKLKASACDEPPGAGASLGRGFRARCSGRRDINAAPRGPGAPPLAGAEKPAQRMEGAGEQQQRLRVSVCEEEEEQEQGEEASLLSPKHFIEDVAHGPGNSLLSTFHAVIVKDESGSILETGGGADPLKEEEEDGNYCMVQVGGSPNLHPPALDCQPGSILETRDGADPVKDEDGGGNYCMVHVSGSPTPHPPALDCQLNYATMCGSLPAFFGNMNSVPRVPGAEFTQEIPDQSQERAEGYYPESIEKETKKQKISGRSGMCSPKTSSVAPGNFYSVAQLQDVNLNLGHATRRSARCAAASTAGQQSYRVSSFQESGGSQDVAKEKKVPPENPEEQGALLPVRKKTRTFYSAEQLEELERMFQEDHYPDNEKRREIAAAVGVTPQRIMVWFQNRRAKWRKLEKLTVKGSKKCPASTTLSAPSGASTYGPSLLPMPPLPDIIHDQSAMLNMDTAVGNYPSMLSGHPAPLVSSSVSSVTGVVTCCEAGQTKALSQGSFGSSRMECFPTIPSPPPIRRASLPLNMTFNPNNHIVPLMLDTPNSECSPSSQESSSREVLTYSFQSQGISSPTSCNYPEQLEPTANLETPYYHYSNQPGTYQLPQYPLQHQLSQFHHLPVPLAGNVLPSVRLTPTTPSESNPAFFTLAGNSGVVTYGAAGASRGYLQHHIGGQILLQQPAGSSGGIAAYQAVPWNEFYMQGRPFSNQLCSRMQFSSTAAGHYSTEQVPYAQNPGIMQPTPCFLQLPKGATSGSVVFTEKQRALQAPDQTSYQNHQLQIAPAEREDPESSSSSSITKEEESAADDKEENPN